In Planococcus versutus, the DNA window AATGATTTTGGTCGTCCTTGCGTAGGATCTAGTGGTGGTTCTATGAGCGGATTGGAAGATACTGTTGCGATAACATGATCGCCTCCAATCATTTCTCCTGTCTTTTTGTTCCAAAATGATAAATGACTTTGAGCATGTCCAAGTGTTTCGAGAACTTGCCAATCAGGATGTCCCGGGACTATATCTCCTTCATTAATGGACTTATCTAATGGTCGATTGCCCATTAAATTTAACGGTCGCTTCATTTTTTTTACCCAAAATTGCAAATCACCTGGAACGCCTTCTTCTTTTAACCGCTCCAAATAAAAGGTGTCATGGTAGTCAAAAAATTGTTGGTCGCGTCGAAGCCACGGGTCATTATACGGATGTCCATAGAGTTTTGCCTGTTCAAAGCCATCTACCCAGCCTGTATGATCTGGGTGATGATGCGTCAACACCACTTGTTCGATGTCATTTGGCACAGCGCCCAGTTTTTTTAGTCCTGCTTTTAAAGCAGACCAAGCTTCTGGCGTTTTCGGGCCAGCATCAATTAATGTTAGCATATCTCCTTTTAATAAATAGGAATTAACGTCTCCCACCGCAAAAGGTGTAGGAATAATAATCTTATGTAAAGTCAATCTACCATCTCCTCTGAATGAATCACTATTCATCTATCATACATGGAAAATCCCGTATCGTCATTTTTTTATGTAATTTGACAAAAAGTCGCTTTGTCCTCTATAATTTACTAAGATATGTGAGCGAAGATAAAGAAAAGTAAACAAA includes these proteins:
- a CDS encoding MBL fold metallo-hydrolase, with protein sequence MTLHKIIIPTPFAVGDVNSYLLKGDMLTLIDAGPKTPEAWSALKAGLKKLGAVPNDIEQVVLTHHHPDHTGWVDGFEQAKLYGHPYNDPWLRRDQQFFDYHDTFYLERLKEEGVPGDLQFWVKKMKRPLNLMGNRPLDKSINEGDIVPGHPDWQVLETLGHAQSHLSFWNKKTGEMIGGDHVIATVSSNPLIEPPLDPTQGRPKSLLQYNASLSRLLEMPINVIYSGHGEEVYDAHALIASRLEKQHQRAVKALGLIGNQERTVYELTKELFAHAYEKELGLTLSETIGQLDYLVEEGLIKEQIRDGGIFYYSKV